In the Syntrophus aciditrophicus SB genome, CTTTGGCGGGATCATCGCTCTTGTTCACGATGTTCTGGTTACCGTGGGAACCCTGTCCCTTCTGAACAAGGAATTCGATCTGATCATCGTTGCCGCGCTGCTCACGATCATCGGTTACTCCATCAACGACACGATCGTCATTTTTGACCGTATCCGTGAAAATACCCGAAAAAACATGAAAATGCCGCTTATGGATGTCATCAATTTGAGCGTGAACCAGACCCTCAGTCGAACTCTTCTTACTTCTTTCACTGTCATCCTGGTTCTTCTGGCTCTTTTCTTTTTCGGCGGCCCCGTTATCCATGATTTCGCCTTTACCCTGCTGGTCGGTTGCATCGCGGGTGTTTACTCGACCGTTTTTATTGCCAGTCCCATTGTGCTGGCCTTTGAAAAAATCCGGCCTTCCCGGATAAAAAGGAATTAACAAGTTTGCCCCCTCTCGGCATCGTCGGATTGACTTTTTTCATTATCGTCCTTTTTATTGGCGTATATGCAACAGTCTTCGCCCTGCCGGGAACGGTTCTGATCTTCCTTGATGTCCTGGTTTATGCCGGTTTTACCGGCTTTCACAACATAGGCGGAAGGATGCTTCTTTGTCTGCTGATACTCTCTCTTCTTGCCGAGGGACTGGAATTTCTTCTGGGGATTACAGGCGCCACCACTTTCCATGCCTCAAAAAAAAGTCTGACTGCCTCCGCTGTCGGCAGTGTCACCGGCGCGCTCCTTCTGACTCCCTGGCTGTATGGACTTGGAACCATGGCTGGAATTTTTCTTGGGGGATTGACGGGAATGCTGCTTACAGAACTTATCCGCCAGAAACATCTGAAACCAACCCTGAGAGACAGCAAAAGCGCCATTCTGGGAAGAATCGCGGGAAGTCTGACAAAAGGATGTCTGGCCTCGGCCATGGTCATCATGACCCTGATGTCTATTTACTCATAGAATGTAACCGGCCCATTTACGGACTGTAATAACCGCCAAGTCAAACAACAAGAAGGATTGTTTTATGACCAAAAGAAAATCAAAGCTTCAGGAATATATCGAGGCCATCGTCATCGCCCTGATTGTCGCGTTCTTCATCCGGACCTTTGTGATTCAGGCTTACAAGATACCATCCGGATCGATGAAGCCGACCCTTCTGATAGGAGATCACATCCTCGTCAACAAATTCATCTACG is a window encoding:
- a CDS encoding DUF456 domain-containing protein; translation: MPPLGIVGLTFFIIVLFIGVYATVFALPGTVLIFLDVLVYAGFTGFHNIGGRMLLCLLILSLLAEGLEFLLGITGATTFHASKKSLTASAVGSVTGALLLTPWLYGLGTMAGIFLGGLTGMLLTELIRQKHLKPTLRDSKSAILGRIAGSLTKGCLASAMVIMTLMSIYS